The Cryptococcus gattii WM276 chromosome D, complete sequence region TCAATGTATTATTTGGTTTCATCGCTTCCCTTTAGTTAAACGACTGTATACACCACAGTGGGGAAGCACGTCAGCGTCATGGAAGCCTACTTCCAATATCGATCTTTCACGCCGAGCTCTAAGCCTGCCCACCAGGCTCCCATCATCgaaggcaaagaagaagaggctCTCGAAACCCCTGTCTCCCCTTTGATCTTTGTCACATTCGACGAGAATGACCCTCGGAATCCTCAAAACTGGTCCAAAGCCTACAAGACCTTTGTCATTGGCCTCCTGGCTTTTTTGACGCTGTCCTTGACATTTGCCAGCTCTGTTTCCTCTGCTGCAGAGCGAGGTATGATGGAGGAATTTGGATGCTCACAGGTCGCCGCAACCGCTGCGACCTCAATGTTTTTAATAGGTATGGGTGTAGGTGCCATGCCTATGGCACCGCTCTCGGAGTGTAAGTGTGTTTATTTATCAGGCGAAGTGGCAGAAGGGATGGCGCAGAAATCGCTTAACCCTACAAGGTTGCTCGATCTTCTCGCTCTTAGGATCGGTGTGAGGGAAGGGTGTTCTCATGGCGTCATGATTTCACAGGCGGGAAGTAACCGCAGCATATTACTCTTTCCTTCTTACTACGGCCATAATAAGGTAAAGACTGATGCACGACATTAGTATATGGACGTCTTCCAGTCTATCTCCTCACTATCCTTCTAGCGACAGTTTTTGAGATTGCCTGCGCTGTTGCTCCCAACGTCTCAgctcttctcatcctccGATTCATCTCCGGAGTCTGGTCTACTACACCTTTATCCAATTCAGGTGGATCATTGAATGATGTTGGTGATCCAGTTTTACGTACCATCGCCCTCCCCCTCTTTACAACAGCCGGATTTACTGGACCTTGCTTGGGACCTATAATAGGGGGATTTTTGACAGAGAACGTGAATTATGGCTGGCGTTGGTGTTATTGGGTAACAGCAATATGGAATGCGGCCGCATTCCTATCatgcttcttcttcatgcCAGAGACTCTAGCCCCCGCCTTGCTCAAATTCAAGGCTATTAACTACCGGAAAGCCACCGGCGAGCATATATGGAGGGCACCCATTGAAGATGAGAGTATGAGAAAGTTGACTATCAAGTATTTGCAGCGACCCTTCAAGATGCTGGCGATAGAACCTGTCGTCCAATTCTTTGTGGCGTATCTACTCGGTATGTGCTGGATTATCTCCTGCTGGATCGGCTTCTTTTGCTGATGCCATTACAGTTGTATATATTGTTCTTTATGGTTACTTTGATGCCTACCCCATCATCTTTGGCCAGCATGGCATTTCAGGCGGTAAAGGAGGGCTAATGTTCGTGCCTGTCATGATCGGCTTTCTGATTCTTCTTGGTATAAACTTCGTCCACTTTGAGCGCTACAAGGGATTGGCTGAGGATGCGAAGAGGGGGATTGAAAGGAGAGGTATACATGAGGGTCGAGTTGAGCCAGAAGAGAGATTAGTGCCTCGTAAGTTCTGCAGGATTGCAATAAACCTTGCTGACGAGGCGGTTAGTCATGGGCTGTGCCGTCTTTTTCCCAGTCGGAATGTTCTGGTTTGCTTGGACCTCTGGTCTCCAATTTAACTTCTGGGTTCCCATGATGAGGTAAATGGTGTTTCCAGGGGTACTGATATCCGACTGACACTTGTATCAGTGGTTTAATCTTCGGTATCGGTCTTTTGTCCATCTTTCAAGGAGCTACTCAGTATATGATCGACGCCTACGGGCCGATGGCTGCCTCAGCTGTGTGTACTGTTGTTATTTTCCTTACTGAATACAGCTAACAGCTTTGCTAAGCTTGCGGGTTCAACGCTTGTCCGATATGCTGTTACCGGTTTGGTCATCCTTGCCTTCCCTACCATGTACGACAACTTGGGTGATCAATGGGCCACCTCGTAAGCTGTATCTTGTAGATATGTATGAGGCCATTGAGTGTACTAACTAGCAAGTAGACTCTGCGCATTTTTGGGTTTGGTGTTGACTCCAGTTCCGTTTGTATTTTACTTTGTCGGTGAGTTGAGCTATAGCAGGAAATTGCAAATGGCTGATTGGTATTTGCTCAGGTCACAAAGTGCGATCGAAATGTAGATTTACTGTCCGCTATTGATACTCTCTACAAAGGCAACTTTATATTTCCAGTACTACAACTCAATGGTCTTAATGGAAACTCTCGGCTGAAGAGTAGAATCATACTGTATTCCTACGTATCTATACCGTATACTCATTAAATGTCACTCAGTCTCACTTTTGGGATTTCGAGCCCCGCAGCTCCAGCTTTGGCTAAAACTTTGGTAGCTTGCTTGTACACTGGCGCGTCGATCATGACACCGTCAAGGGTATACGCTCCTTTGCCCAGCTGATCGTAGTGCTCAAAAGAAAACTTGACTCTTGCAGCTTTCAAGATGTCTGTaaagagagttaaacaTGAGGAATTCACTCTTGAAAGACATAGCTGACCTTTTTCGCTTG contains the following coding sequences:
- a CDS encoding Multidrug transporter, member of the major facilitator superfamily, putative; Flr1p (Similar to SGTC gene model, INSD accession EAL18561.1), producing the protein MEAYFQYRSFTPSSKPAHQAPIIEGKEEEALETPVSPLIFVTFDENDPRNPQNWSKAYKTFVIGLLAFLTLSLTFASSVSSAAERGMMEEFGCSQVAATAATSMFLIGMGVGAMPMAPLSEWCSHGVMISQAGIYGRLPVYLLTILLATVFEIACAVAPNVSALLILRFISGVWSTTPLSNSGGSLNDVGDPVLRTIALPLFTTAGFTGPCLGPIIGGFLTENVNYGWRWCYWVTAIWNAAAFLSCFFFMPETLAPALLKFKAINYRKATGEHIWRAPIEDESMRKLTIKYLQRPFKMLAIEPVVQFFVAYLLVVYIVLYGYFDAYPIIFGQHGISGGKGGLMFVPVMIGFLILLGINFVHFERYKGLAEDAKRGIERRGIHEGRVEPEERLVPLMGCAVFFPVGMFWFAWTSGLQFNFWVPMMSGLIFGIGLLSIFQGATQYMIDAYGPMAASALAGSTLVRYAVTGLVILAFPTMYDNLGDQWATSLCAFLGLVLTPVPFVFYFVGHKVRSKCRFTVRY